The following DNA comes from Populus trichocarpa isolate Nisqually-1 chromosome 19, P.trichocarpa_v4.1, whole genome shotgun sequence.
GATAGCTGATTTAGAATACGGGATGGGTCTAGATGAGCCTCCAACAAGTGTCATAATAAAGGAGGAGTTCCGGAAACGAATTCTCTATCAAATGAGCCCTAAAGAGgtatatattgatttatttcgAGTCTTTTGACACTAGTAGCTAGCATGATTGCATCTCTTAACAATCCCAGCCCCTTGATTATTGGTTTTGGACCAAGTCGATCAGGACTCCATATTAGCATCAATGCTACTGCGAGCAGGGCCTGTCAGGGCATTCAAAGGTGCTCGATTTGAGGGAGGAAAGGATGCTGATTCTGTTCCACGAGTATATATTAAGACATTGCACGATCACATTCTAAGACCAGTGCAGCAAGAGGCAATGATAAAGAGATGGCAACCTTGTCAAGTTTTTGAATTGGAGAGTGATCACAGCCCTTTTTTCTCTGCCCCATCTTTGCTTTTCGAAGTAATAGTCAAAGCAGCAGCCACCATCACTTGTAactgatattttatttcttacttcATTGAAACTTTTATAAATCTGGACTATTTATAGAGCTCGAAAAGAGTTTTAATTGGTTATGATATGcttgtgagtgtgtgtgtgtgtgtgtgataagTTAATCGAACTCCACCAAAAGAAGCCTAGCTACTAAGAGTCTTGAAAGACTAAGAAAAGTAAAATCGATGCCATATCTGAATTCTGCAGGGCAGCCCCTCCCAGTTTCCAAACACAGCTAGCTTAATTTGTTGGTTCTATAGAAAATTTACcttaattttcttctaagtttaGGGTTTATAACCTTGTAAGTTGTGTCTCAATTAATGCCAGTATTCTCTCCTCTCGATCAGATTATCTCAAACTCGAACCTCTTTGCTGTGATAAAAATTAGCTCGTAGACGTCCAAGTTAAgcgcaaaaaagaaaaagaaaaaaaaaagtggaagcCCTGGATTATTTGGCTGGGCTGCTCGTGCattaatacaaatttattttgttgcgTGAATGAAAGAGTGGGGTAGGATTTCCACTCAGCAGTTGGGTGAAAGATTAACGAGGAATGGACATGCAGAAATAAATTCTCTCAAACAAGGTGTTCTGATATCTGACAGTACTCCATGCACTTCATTAATAGAGAAGAATAGCAGCAGCAGCCAGCCTCAGCCCCTAGCTCCATGCCTCTCCCTTGACCCTCCTTTTGTTCACTTTGGTGCAGAGCTCTGCCTCCTCTGATGAGTACTTGCCTTGGAAAAAATGAGACCTCGaggccagccagccagccaacTCATAGAACAGTCGGAGAAATTAAGCTCCCTGCCtttgcctctttttttatatatatatattattaacatggatatcTGGGTCAGCTTGTACACACCTCTACTAATCTCATGAGCcgtgaagttaatgaccatgtaagcctccaatgatcCTAGGGTTTGTAAAACTCGAACTAGTaacttctaaaaaacaaatctagaacCTAACTAGTTTAGCTACACCTTTTAAGTTGTCtttacctttatatatatatatatatatatatatatatatatatatatataattcgtGTATGcattaaacaatttttatattttatttatttttaatacacacGAGATACAGATCTTCTTTAATGTGTGGAGGGAAAGTGTTTCAATTCAAAAGTTGATTGAACCATGAAACAACTTTCCGAACCCCGATTGAGGTTGtgtttgtgttaattatttattcCTACTCTTGTTTTATTATCTTGATCAATTaattcttgtgttttttaaaatttatttaattaacccttgatttatagtttttttttaaaaaaaatattttcataactaACTTTTGTCAAGTATTAATGTTTAATGATATATAGGACTTAATTGTatcattgaataatatattaaaaatagatgaaTCATGTTAGTtgcaacttttatatatatatatatatatatatatatatatatatatatatatatatatatatatatatatatatatatgttaaaagcTAATTAAATAGACATAAAATGAtatgaagatattatttattgaagctcttcaaaaataagaaaaaaaaaccatgtcataaaagaagaatatttatttttactacaTAGTTAACTTTgggatttaataaaaactaataacttgattaattgataatttcgaaaacactacaaattaaaattaattcaacaaatataaaaattaaaacaagtacAAATGAACAATGACCTGAACACAAAAATTACACGATGACTTTAGAAGCCTTACCCGACGCTTTTCTTGATTGTCCAGCACGTGTCGGTGGATGCGCGACAGTCAAGCTTCGACATGCTATTCTtcttctcatcttttttttctctcttctcttcttagGAATCATTAGGGTGAGCAAGTTAACCGAAAAATCGATTTAACTGAAAAAACTAAACCGATAAAAAAATCGATTGAACCAGttcaaatatttagaaaaatgtccggttcagtttggtttctGGTTTTTGTGTGCCTGAACCGGTcaacccgaaccgaaccgaaccgaaccggtttggtttaggaatgaaaaaaaaaatttaaaccaagCGGTCCTAGCCGCGTGCCGCGTCCTCTCATTACTTTCCCTTTCAACAACTAAGGCATAccatttcaaattcaattttctgCTTTCCTTTCACACAGCCGCCCCCTCCCCTCCGACCCGATTTCCAGTTTTGAACCTCAAAAAATTCCCTCTCCTTATGAAAATCCATCACCCGTGATAAAAAAATCTGGTCTTCTTATCTCTAATCACGTGCTTGAGCTGTCTAATAGCGTCGACATAGCCGCTACAGACATGTCTACAACCTCCTTTAGTGAAACTTCTATGCTCTAAGAACCTCAACAAAATCTTTTACTTGAATGAAAACCTGACCGTATTGTTCATGACGTGTTTCATCGTTGGTCTGCTGTTGCTATTGACAGTGTTGGTATTCCAAGAATTACTTTCAATGGGAATAGATGCTTCGCTTGTTGTGTCTGAGAAAATATGGAATGCTATAAGCCCCATGAGAAAGTAACTTCTAATTTGGAGCTTTTTATTGTTCCAGGTCTTTCTGATAGGATTGAATTGACCATATCTCAACTACCAATCTTTGGAAGACAATCACATGGTGAAGACCAATAGACCGAAGATGCAAAacactaggggtgagcaaaaaaaccggaaaaccgattaaaccgagaaaaccataaaagaattaaccgaaaaaaccgaaccgaaaaaaaaccgattaaaccgattaattttttgaaaaaaccggccggttcggttcggtttcggttttataaacaaaaaactgaaaaaaccaaaccgaaccgaaaccgacaaaaaaccggaaaaaaaccgagccaaaaccggaaaaaaccgagccaaaaccggaaaaaccgagccaaaccggtttgaaccggtttttgccctaaaataaccgaaccgaaaccggtcggtttgacccggtttcggttttttttccaaaaaaataaattcggtttggttactttttttgataaaaaccgaaccgaaccgaaaatgatcacccctacaaAACACCTTAACACCAtaggtttttccggtttggaccggttccggttcggtttgggtcctttttttttaaaacggtttggttattttttaaagataaaaaccgaaccgaaccgaaaatgatcacccctaggaATCATGCTAGCttgccaaaaataaaatgtgtcctgttaattatttttctttcaaatttggtgctcatttttcattgttatttatttgttttgattttttttcatcgattttgtttttcattttcttcggttatcatttaatttttatatcaaatttagttcttattcttttgatttatatttttttatcattttttaattgaactttttatcaatttcatcatttagcattttgttttgttttatttttattttaaagttgatcttcattcttttaattgttatttgtttttgtctattagtcttttttattgatttttttttatttcatccatcGGTATTTTGTTTATTGAAGATTTagcttcgtgattttttcaagtttgccTTTTATAGTGTTAATCCCGGCCTCATGATCCAATTAATGGTTTCAAAAATTAGCCTGGGTTgacttcgatttttttttaattatttttttcttttcaattttattattcaaacaTTAGATTGGTGaaggatttttttaacttttcttttatgaggttatcttcaTCTCTAATCTTAGATTGCGGACTTAACAAGTTTACCCAGGttgacctaatttttttattgctttttttagttttttttttttagtttcacccattaaaattgaattgttCGATATTTGAACTTCAttgatttattcaatttgctttctacatagattattctaatttcaatttgctttctacaTAGATTATTCTAATTTCATGAACAAGTCACGTATTTGACAGGATAACTCGGGTGAACTCaagttaattctttttatttatttttagtttgatttttttttaatttttcattgtattttctataaaactataatattctcatttaattttttttattaaatattaaaaaaatatctttctatATCATTAACAAACAtactattttttgaattgatcgTTCggtcaatttattttcattgcatgttttttttaatcattaaccacgcttatttaatcaaattaaatctctcaatttttttctactttttttaaagcgcctttttttttaacattgagaaAAATTTGAGCCCATCTAGTAGAAACCAGGCAGGCTGATGCCCCCAACAACCCTCAGCTTTTTTCAGACCTATTCATTGAGAGCTAGAAAATTATCCAAACATctcttgaaatataaattaaaaaccagtACAAGTCCCAGAAACAACGTAGCCATCTTAGGCAACATCTGTATACTTCATAAATTGACAGCATTTCAGGTAGCTTGTCACAATTCACGCAAGCAGTAGCTGATAGACAGCAAATACAAAAAAGGATCTATCGGCTAATTCGCACAATTCCTGGCTTTTAAAGGCTTATGTCCCAGTATTTCTGCGGCCAACACGAGCAACAAAACCAGCTTTAATTGGAGCAACTGATCGTCCAGAACCACACTGCACAAGTATTAATAAGATCAGCCAGAAAGAGCAAAGCAGAAATGGGAACAAAAATACAAGTCACAAAGAAGTCAGCAACCTGAAACTGGCATATTCTTGATATTTGCATGTAAAGCAACAAGGAATTCATGGAATGGAGAATAATGACAGTAAATGATAAAGAGTAGATTCAACCAAAAATGCAGATACTGattggaaaataaaagaaaatgccaAGTCTATAGAAGAAAGCTCCACAAAAAGCAAGGTCCCAACATTTCCCACGGACATTGTAAGCAAACACAAGGGCACTCACCTAGGAGGGCCTTGGATGTACGTCATACATCTGCCTATAAGGTTGGAAAATCTGGCAATGGACATCTCATCATCTCAAGTCTCAACTTAAGAGGATTTGGCCAGAGATAAATTTGGATACCTATTAAAGGTAGTAACCAAAGTTGTACAATTTTCTTTCCAAATCAGCATCTACTGACCATCCAGTATTTTGTTATCCCTTAAGTTCTAAGTTCTTTGTCTCAGTTCTTTATCAACAACCATAATAAAGAGACAAGAGGATAATCAGCTATTACCTTCTCGCATCTCAGAAAGAAGAGACGATTCTCTTTTGACAAAATGGTGTCAGGACTCTTGCAACCAAGACAAATGACATACTCATCTGAAAATGACATAGAAACATTCAAATGTGTTAGGCAACAATAACCCTGCCCCATCAATTCCTTCTGGAAAGCTCAGCATAGAAGGAATCAATCGAGAAAGTTATATACTTACTGATATATCGACGTAGGATCCCTTCAAAATTTTTGGGAGCAAATCTCCCTTTGACAACCAACCTCTGTTGCCCATCAAGGGATCCGCTGGTACCCAACTCAGCAAGGAGGAAAGCCATGACATGGTCTGCCTGCCGATGCATTCTGAAATTCCCCCAccaaagaaaatggaaagataAAGTTCACATTCAGTATTCATGCCAAAAACAAGAAGCTGtgtactaaaaaaacaaatgataacaAGCTATGAAGAAAGGCAAAAAGGAGAGCAACATCAACTCACGTCCTGCACAGATCCATGAAATTCACAAAAACAGTCTTCTTTGTTCCCTCACGAAGAACTTGAGGAGGCCTCATCACAGTTCTTCGCCTGTCACCAGCAAGCTCAGGATTGTTTTCACGCAGAATGTTGAAAACTCGGCCAAGAAGCTGCCAATGACACaacagaaagaagaaaattcatTACTCCCCAAGAAcgtatataataaaaaataagtgaacCATAATGTCTCAGACAAGCACTTAGCCAACAAGTAGAGAGCACAGATATAACAGAGATGGAAGACCTACAGTAACTACAATCAAAGGGATTATGTGATTACTCATTACAAAAAATCAAGATCTTTTAGCCAATCTATTACACAAACTATAGTTCAGAGAAAGCAGAAAAATGCAGTTCCTTGTACGATTGGTTCTACTCCacataaatgaatttttttactgtACCTCCTCGTACTCATAATCACGGTCAGTCCCATCCCAGGGGTTtcgttgctgctgctgctgcaggtCAGCACCCTCCCCATTTTCATCCTCTCCTGCATGATCTAAAAAACCGAGAAATGCATCTCTCTAAGAATCCAAATAACAGAGTCAACATAGATTAAGCAAAGAGGGAAATTTAAATGAGAATCTTCTTACCATCCAAATCTTCTCCTGCATCCCCACTTTCCTCATCCAACATACTGGTTTCAACCTATAATTATCATACCACGTATCAACACAAAGATTCACAAAAAATCGGATGATACTAAAAAAGGGCACACCAACTTacaggtttcttcttcttctttttcaaaccAGTAAAAGAACTCTCAAGCCCATCAGAGACTgtacccaacaaaaaaaatcccagaAAGAAAAATTAGGCAATCTTAGCACAACtattcaacaagaaaaataaatacttttaagTAAATATACCTGACAAAGATTCAGTCTTGTCAGCCAGGGAATCGACTGCCTCATCTGCATTCTCTTGTATcaccaccttcttcttcttcttcttctttgttggaTCAAAGGGGGCAAGCTGCTCTCACaaagaaataagaataaattcaaaaaagaaaatcagcgctaattaatcaaagaaaaaaaaagaagaaaaacagacCTCTGCCACCTCATCCTTGACATCGATAATTTCGTCCGCCATGATTGCTGCATTGCATGAATCATAATAAGAGATAGAAACTGTACAGAATCTAATTATGAAACCCTAAGACATAAAATTATGGGATTTTACTTCAATAAACCctagagagtgagagagaaagggagTACCTTTGTGGTTTACTGCCTCTGCTGCTGATGCTGCTGAGAAGGATTGGCTTGGGCTTTGGTCTGcgtttagagagagagagagagaaaggaagcaGAAATTTTATAGTTGGATGGTGCAGTGGTTAGAGACCGATGTAAAGATGGCCCACTTCACTTAAATGGGCTTACTATTATGGACTTCAGTCAGTAAGGTTTTTTCATTGTCCTTGCTCAACCATGGAGGCCCAATGCACCttcactattttatttatttttttgttattttactaatATTGGGTGCAGTGCATGAGATtcgtttaaaataaataagtggTCAATAATATACCCAAgttgggttaaatttttttaatataaaaggaatTATTAAGAcgatgataataattttttaaaaataaaaaaatcttaaacttaaaatattaatttgaattggttTAATAATatcgattaatttaataatatgatagaaaaacaacaaaaaaagtcaaacactaattgaaaaaaataaattattaccaatattataaaaatatattctcttaatattattaaaaggtCTTGACaatcttatttaataacaaagcaaaaattaaatgagaacggGATGGCTTTGTAAAgagcatacaaaaaaaattgaataaaataatgaaggtCAActcttagaaaaataaaataataaaaggaaaaattggaaaaaaaattcgagTAAACATGAGTTAACTTAACTAACATGCGACTCGagatatgagattgagataacaatataaaaaagagagtgGCAAAACTCACGAAGCTGAAGACCCAAcaatacaatattaaatgataaaattaaaaaaatatatatttaaaaaaaaacctaaaaaataccaaaatcaaACCAGACTAATCTTCAAAACCTATAACTCTAGCCATGAGACTAAGTTATCCTATAGAAGAAAGACCCAGAATATCACGAAGAAAAAtttacaatcataaaaaaaaacaaatagcaattaaaaaaataaggacaaatctagtataaaaaataaatgaaataaaacaataagagataaaattgaaaaataaaataaatcaataaaagaattaaaaaaaagcaaccaaAAGAATGGGGACCAAGTTTGATAGAAGAAAACATTGAAgtgggataaaattgaaaaaaacattataattgtatacattattttaaataaaacaaataataatcaaaagaacatgaattaaattcGAAGGAAAACCAAATTGAAAGGCTTGTTTGAAAAATTGAAGGGTTTGACGGAAGAATCgaggggagagagaaaatagaaaaaaaggttGTTAGCACTAAATTAATTGTCTGTTGAACACATGCGTCACTTAATCATAGAGGGGGCGCCAAGCATTTTCCAATATTGCTCTCAAATCAGATGTTTGGCCAATGGGCAACGCCACACACGCCATTTGAAGCTCGCAGGCTCAACCCACGCGCTGACATGTGCAATACACTCatttgctatttttattattatttagttttagtAAATTACCAAATCACCTCTCAATCCAagtgataacaaaaaaaaaatattaaaaagacaaataaagcCCTTACAATGAGTTTAGttttcttaacttttaaaaataatttagtaattttattgttttttagaaagTAAAAAGATCAAGAAACCCCTGGATATCaagctatttttttctcttttaaagggtaattaaatctttttattatgctaaaaaataaaaataaaaacaaatttaactcTCACTAGTTTGATAATACCAAATCAATCttgtgaaaatattattttgccCCCATATTTGCACTTACTGGCTTGCAATGTGAAgcgaaaaaaatattattatattgtagtAATCTAAAATGAAATGAGGCTTTGAT
Coding sequences within:
- the LOC18108950 gene encoding eukaryotic translation initiation factor 2 subunit beta, with protein sequence MADEIIDVKDEVAELAPFDPTKKKKKKKVVIQENADEAVDSLADKTESLSVSDGLESSFTGLKKKKKKPVETSMLDEESGDAGEDLDDHAGEDENGEGADLQQQQQRNPWDGTDRDYEYEELLGRVFNILRENNPELAGDRRRTVMRPPQVLREGTKKTVFVNFMDLCRTMHRQADHVMAFLLAELGTSGSLDGQQRLVVKGRFAPKNFEGILRRYINEYVICLGCKSPDTILSKENRLFFLRCEKCGSGRSVAPIKAGFVARVGRRNTGT